A single Defluviitalea saccharophila DNA region contains:
- a CDS encoding AAA family ATPase codes for MDIFEYTRQKTMKNESPLAARMRPATLEEFEGQEHIIGKDKLLYRAIKADQLSSIIFYGPPGTGKTTLAKIIANTTKSEFCQLNATTSGKKEIVEAVEEAKTRLGMTSKKTILFIDEIHRFNKAQQDALLPYVEDGTIILIGATTENPYFEVNKALVSRSRIFELKPLSKSNIRNLILRALKDEKKGLGSYNAEITEEALEFLADMANGDARAAINAVELGVLTTPPSEDKKIHISLEVAQECIQRRALNYDKDGDNHYDTISAFIKSMRGSDPDAAVYYLARMLYAGEDPKFIARRIIICAAEDVGNADPKALQVAVAAAQAVDFIGMPEGRIILSQAALYVACAPKSNGAIMAIDTAMEDVKNIRIKGIPSHLRDAHYPGAQALGHGLGYKYAHSYPGNYVDQQYLPDELINRVYYNPTDNGYEAVIKNIQASRKNN; via the coding sequence TTGGACATTTTTGAATATACCCGCCAAAAAACAATGAAAAATGAATCTCCCCTAGCTGCCAGGATGCGACCTGCAACACTAGAGGAGTTTGAAGGACAAGAACATATTATTGGAAAAGATAAACTTCTTTATAGAGCAATAAAAGCCGATCAACTTAGTTCAATTATCTTTTACGGCCCTCCCGGAACCGGGAAAACGACTTTGGCAAAAATTATAGCTAATACTACGAAATCTGAATTTTGCCAGCTGAATGCAACCACATCAGGAAAAAAAGAAATCGTCGAAGCAGTGGAAGAAGCAAAAACCCGATTAGGTATGACCTCCAAAAAAACAATTCTGTTTATAGATGAAATTCATCGTTTTAATAAAGCACAGCAAGATGCTCTGCTGCCTTATGTGGAAGATGGAACGATCATTCTTATTGGCGCTACTACAGAGAATCCCTATTTTGAAGTGAATAAGGCGTTGGTATCCAGGTCCAGGATATTTGAGCTTAAACCCTTATCAAAGAGTAATATTAGAAATTTAATTCTTAGAGCGCTGAAAGATGAAAAAAAGGGGTTAGGTAGTTATAATGCAGAGATAACCGAAGAAGCACTGGAATTTCTGGCTGATATGGCCAATGGGGATGCAAGAGCGGCAATCAATGCGGTTGAACTAGGCGTGCTCACAACGCCTCCTTCTGAAGACAAGAAGATTCATATTAGTTTGGAAGTAGCTCAGGAATGTATACAAAGAAGGGCACTTAATTATGATAAAGACGGGGATAATCATTACGACACTATTTCTGCTTTTATAAAAAGCATGAGGGGTTCAGATCCTGATGCAGCGGTTTATTATTTGGCACGAATGCTTTATGCGGGGGAAGATCCAAAATTTATAGCTCGAAGGATTATCATTTGCGCAGCAGAAGACGTTGGGAATGCTGATCCTAAAGCCCTTCAAGTGGCTGTTGCAGCAGCACAGGCAGTTGATTTTATCGGTATGCCGGAAGGAAGAATAATATTATCCCAGGCAGCTCTTTATGTAGCTTGTGCACCAAAGAGTAATGGAGCCATTATGGCGATAGATACAGCAATGGAAGATGTTAAAAATATCAGGATTAAGGGTATCCCTTCTCATTTAAGAGATGCTCATTACCCGGGAGCTCAAGCTTTAGGTCATGGATTAGGATACAAATATGCGCATTCCTATCCCGGAAATTATGTTGACCAGCAATATCTTCCGGATGAACTTATTAATCGGGTGTATTATAATCCCACAGACAACGGCTATGAAGCAGTTATAAAAAACATTCAAGCTTCAAGAAAAAATAATTAA
- a CDS encoding heavy metal translocating P-type ATPase yields MVRKQFEVSGMTCAACARAVERSVNKLDGVIEAGVNLASERLNIEYDEEKVDTLKIIQAIEKAGYKAKEHTEVKEVILPIGGMTCAACVRAVERSLKKLEGIESVNVNLATETAAIKYNPFQLRLSDIKEAIVKAGYKPLEPKTEGQTDDEKDRREKEIKRLWNQFIISAVFAVPLLYIAMGHMMGAPLPGFLKGHHNALNFALIQLFLTIPIVIAGHKFYTVGFRTLFKGSPNMDSLIALGTSAAILYGLFAVYKIITGTPHEVEAYSMDLYFESAGVIITLISLGKYLEAVAKGRTSEAIKKLMGLAPKTAILIKDEKEIEIPIEEVQVGDILLVKPGQKIPVDGEVIKGNTSVDESMLTGESIPVEKKAGDQVIGASMNKTGSIQFRATKVGKDTVLSQIVKLVEEAQGSKAPIAKLADVISGYFVPIVLVIAFISGALWYFTGHSLILSLTMLISVLVIACPCALGLATPTAIMVGTGKGAEYGVLIKSGTALETAHKVQTIVFDKTGTITEGRPEVTDIITANGITEEEILSLAASAEKGSEHPLGESIIRAAEKKGITLQELETFNAIPGHGIEVTIQGRKLILGNKKLMNDRNVNILAFEEVSNQLAMEGKTPMYVAEGNTLLGIIAVADVVKENSAKAIKKLHEMGIEVAMITGDNKRTAEAIARKVGIDRVFAEVLPEDKANEVKKLQEEGKKVAMVGDGINDAPALAQADIGIAIGSGTDVAMESADIVLMKSDLLDVVTALQLSRSTIKNIKQNLFWAFFYNTAGIPLAAGVFYAFGGPKLDPMFAAAAMSFSSVSVLLNALRLKKFKPVR; encoded by the coding sequence ATGGTAAGAAAGCAGTTTGAAGTCTCCGGCATGACTTGTGCAGCCTGTGCCAGAGCTGTTGAAAGAAGTGTCAATAAATTAGACGGAGTAATTGAAGCAGGAGTTAATTTAGCTTCTGAAAGATTAAATATAGAGTATGATGAGGAAAAAGTGGATACACTTAAGATTATACAAGCTATAGAAAAAGCAGGATATAAGGCAAAAGAGCATACTGAGGTTAAAGAAGTTATTTTACCTATAGGAGGTATGACTTGTGCAGCTTGTGTTAGAGCAGTAGAACGCTCTCTTAAGAAATTAGAAGGCATAGAAAGTGTTAATGTAAATCTAGCTACTGAAACCGCTGCGATAAAATATAATCCATTTCAATTGAGGCTTTCAGATATCAAGGAGGCTATAGTAAAGGCGGGGTATAAACCCTTAGAGCCTAAAACTGAAGGGCAGACTGACGATGAGAAAGATCGAAGAGAAAAAGAAATAAAGAGATTGTGGAACCAGTTTATTATATCTGCGGTATTTGCGGTTCCTCTGCTTTATATTGCCATGGGACATATGATGGGCGCTCCTCTTCCGGGATTTTTAAAAGGACATCATAATGCGCTAAATTTTGCGTTGATACAATTATTTTTAACCATACCTATTGTCATTGCCGGGCATAAGTTTTACACCGTAGGATTTAGAACTTTATTTAAAGGGTCTCCTAATATGGATTCTTTGATTGCATTAGGAACCAGTGCAGCTATTCTTTATGGTTTATTTGCGGTATATAAAATCATTACTGGAACGCCCCATGAAGTGGAAGCTTATTCTATGGATTTATATTTTGAATCCGCCGGTGTCATTATTACATTGATTTCTCTTGGAAAATACCTTGAAGCTGTGGCAAAGGGAAGAACTTCCGAGGCCATCAAAAAATTAATGGGCCTGGCACCTAAAACGGCTATATTAATCAAAGATGAGAAAGAAATAGAAATCCCTATTGAAGAAGTACAGGTTGGAGATATACTACTGGTTAAACCGGGACAAAAAATTCCGGTAGACGGTGAAGTCATTAAAGGAAATACTTCCGTGGATGAATCCATGTTAACTGGAGAAAGTATTCCTGTAGAGAAAAAAGCGGGGGACCAAGTCATTGGTGCCAGCATGAACAAAACCGGTTCTATTCAGTTTAGAGCTACAAAGGTTGGAAAAGATACAGTTCTATCTCAAATTGTAAAGTTAGTAGAAGAAGCACAGGGCTCCAAAGCACCTATAGCAAAGCTTGCAGATGTCATCAGCGGTTATTTTGTACCTATAGTATTAGTAATTGCCTTTATTTCGGGGGCATTGTGGTATTTTACCGGGCATTCTCTTATACTTTCACTCACTATGCTGATCTCTGTATTGGTTATTGCCTGTCCATGTGCCCTGGGCTTGGCTACTCCAACAGCTATTATGGTTGGAACAGGTAAAGGAGCAGAGTATGGGGTTTTAATCAAAAGCGGAACTGCTCTTGAAACTGCTCATAAAGTACAAACTATTGTATTCGATAAAACTGGTACCATCACAGAGGGAAGACCGGAGGTAACGGACATTATCACTGCAAACGGAATAACGGAAGAGGAAATTCTTTCATTGGCAGCATCGGCAGAAAAAGGATCTGAGCATCCATTAGGAGAATCTATTATAAGGGCAGCAGAGAAAAAAGGAATCACATTACAAGAACTAGAAACATTTAATGCGATTCCAGGACATGGAATTGAAGTAACGATACAAGGAAGGAAATTGATCCTTGGTAATAAGAAACTGATGAATGACCGCAATGTGAATATCCTAGCATTTGAAGAGGTATCCAATCAATTGGCTATGGAAGGAAAAACTCCTATGTATGTAGCAGAAGGAAATACCTTATTAGGAATTATTGCAGTGGCGGACGTGGTAAAAGAAAATAGTGCAAAAGCAATAAAAAAACTTCATGAAATGGGAATAGAAGTTGCTATGATTACAGGAGACAATAAAAGAACCGCTGAAGCTATTGCTAGAAAAGTAGGCATTGATAGAGTCTTTGCTGAAGTCTTGCCAGAGGACAAAGCAAATGAAGTAAAAAAATTGCAAGAAGAAGGCAAAAAGGTTGCAATGGTTGGAGACGGAATTAATGACGCACCAGCATTGGCTCAGGCGGATATTGGAATTGCAATTGGTTCCGGTACGGATGTAGCCATGGAATCTGCGGATATAGTTTTAATGAAAAGTGACTTATTGGATGTTGTAACTGCTCTTCAATTAAGCAGAAGTACAATTAAAAATATTAAGCAAAACTTATTCTGGGCATTTTTCTATAATACTGCCGGAATTCCTTTGGCAGCAGGTGTATTTTATGCTTTTGGAGGACCAAAGCTGGATCCGATGTTTGCTGCAGCAGCCATGAGTTTTAGCTCCGTTTCGGTTCTCTTAAATGCTCTTAGATTAAAGAAATTTAAACCAGTTAGATAA
- the lysA gene encoding diaminopimelate decarboxylase, whose protein sequence is MQYVYSDVTQKHNFFGNTNPIDLIEEYGSPLYVYNERIFRERCREMKNLITYPHFTVNYSVKANSNLQLLKIAREEGLNADAMSPGEMFLELEAGFKPEQILFISNNVSAEEMQFAIDRNITISVDSLSQLELFGKINPGGSVAIRFNPGVGAGHHEKVVTGGKETKFGVDPNFIPQVKEILKKYNLKLVGINQHIGSLFMDGSAYIQGIKSILSIAENFEDLEFVDLGGGFGIPYHKQDNEARLDLSSLGKELDVILKEWAESYGKYITFKIEPGRYISAECGVLLGTVHAIKTNYDNKYIGTDLGFNVLQRPIMYDSHHDIEIYRNSDVPSNKKEPVIVVGNICESGDIIAKNRILPEIFEGDILGILDAGAYGHVMSSNYNNRLRPAEVLIKENGDHILIRRRDTLEDLIRCYNI, encoded by the coding sequence ATGCAGTATGTATATTCTGACGTGACGCAAAAACATAATTTTTTCGGCAATACTAATCCCATTGATTTAATAGAGGAATACGGCAGTCCTTTGTATGTTTATAATGAGCGCATTTTTCGTGAACGTTGCAGAGAAATGAAGAATCTTATAACTTACCCCCATTTCACTGTCAACTATTCTGTTAAAGCGAACAGTAATTTGCAGCTTCTAAAAATCGCTCGAGAGGAAGGACTTAATGCAGATGCAATGTCTCCGGGAGAGATGTTTTTAGAATTAGAGGCAGGATTTAAGCCTGAGCAAATATTATTTATTAGCAATAATGTATCGGCAGAAGAAATGCAGTTTGCTATTGATAGAAATATCACTATAAGTGTAGATTCCCTTTCTCAATTAGAGTTGTTTGGAAAAATTAATCCCGGTGGTTCTGTTGCGATTCGTTTCAATCCTGGAGTTGGAGCAGGTCACCATGAAAAAGTAGTAACAGGAGGAAAGGAAACTAAATTCGGCGTTGATCCAAATTTCATACCTCAGGTTAAAGAAATTCTTAAAAAATATAATCTAAAATTAGTTGGGATCAATCAGCATATAGGCTCATTATTTATGGATGGCTCTGCATATATACAAGGAATAAAATCCATTCTATCCATTGCTGAAAACTTTGAGGACCTTGAATTCGTCGATTTAGGCGGTGGCTTTGGAATTCCTTATCACAAACAAGACAATGAAGCCCGTTTAGACTTATCTTCATTAGGGAAAGAATTAGACGTGATTCTTAAAGAATGGGCAGAGTCCTATGGGAAGTATATTACTTTTAAAATTGAACCCGGTCGATATATTTCAGCTGAATGCGGTGTTCTTCTGGGAACGGTTCATGCAATTAAAACAAATTATGATAATAAATATATCGGAACAGATTTAGGATTTAATGTATTACAAAGACCTATTATGTATGATTCTCATCACGATATAGAAATCTATAGAAATTCCGATGTACCATCAAATAAAAAAGAACCAGTCATTGTTGTAGGAAACATTTGTGAAAGCGGAGATATCATCGCCAAAAATAGAATACTTCCAGAAATTTTTGAAGGGGATATATTAGGCATACTCGATGCTGGGGCATATGGTCATGTAATGAGTTCAAACTATAATAATCGCCTACGTCCTGCTGAAGTTTTAATCAAAGAAAATGGAGATCATATATTAATCCGTAGAAGAGATACATTAGAAGATTTAATTCGCTGTTATAATATCTAA
- a CDS encoding manganese catalase family protein yields the protein MFKHEKSLLREVRVKEPNPQYAALLQEQLGGANGELKAAMQYMSQSFRIKDKAIKDLFLDIASEELSHMEMIAQTINLLNGHDLEVEKVSLGEIENQVLSGLSPMLVNSSGHPWTADYVNVTGDLAADLLSDIAAEQRAKVVYEYLYRQINDPYVKETIDFLLNREEAHNALFREAFNKIKDTGSNRDFGVTPDSKLYFDLSTPDKYFDSPEGIPPSFNDSQQAPEVIH from the coding sequence ATGTTCAAGCATGAAAAGAGCCTATTGAGAGAAGTAAGGGTTAAAGAACCCAATCCCCAATATGCGGCATTGCTTCAAGAACAACTGGGCGGTGCAAATGGGGAGCTTAAAGCGGCAATGCAGTATATGTCCCAGAGTTTTAGAATAAAGGATAAAGCTATAAAAGATTTATTCTTAGATATTGCTTCAGAAGAATTAAGTCATATGGAAATGATCGCTCAAACCATAAATCTTTTAAATGGGCATGATTTAGAAGTAGAAAAAGTATCATTAGGAGAAATCGAAAATCAAGTTTTATCAGGTCTTTCTCCTATGTTAGTCAATAGTTCAGGGCATCCTTGGACTGCGGACTATGTGAATGTTACTGGAGACTTGGCAGCAGATTTATTGTCCGATATAGCAGCAGAACAAAGGGCAAAAGTAGTGTATGAATATCTCTACCGTCAAATCAACGACCCTTATGTCAAAGAAACGATTGACTTTCTTTTAAATCGTGAAGAAGCTCATAATGCTTTGTTCAGAGAAGCGTTTAACAAAATTAAAGATACCGGTTCCAATAGAGATTTTGGAGTCACTCCTGATTCTAAGCTATATTTTGATTTATCTACACCAGATAAATATTTTGATTCCCCGGAAGGAATTCCTCCTAGTTTTAACGATTCTCAACAAGCTCCAGAAGTGATACATTAA
- the rpmI gene encoding 50S ribosomal protein L35, which yields MPKLKTHRGAAKRFKVTGTGRLKKSNANKSHILTKKTTKRKRNLRHASMVDVTNEKQMKKLLPYL from the coding sequence ATGCCTAAATTGAAAACACATAGAGGAGCAGCAAAACGCTTTAAAGTTACAGGAACAGGTAGATTGAAAAAATCAAATGCTAATAAAAGCCATATTTTAACTAAGAAAACTACAAAAAGAAAAAGAAATCTTAGACATGCAAGTATGGTTGATGTTACAAACGAAAAGCAAATGAAAAAATTATTACCATATCTATAA